The Arctopsyche grandis isolate Sample6627 chromosome 10, ASM5162203v2, whole genome shotgun sequence genome window below encodes:
- the shtd gene encoding anaphase promoting complex subunit 1: MIAATEPLEFIPHGRQSLLRHPGPVLKSSSSLYAPDSLLHKLKNVAISENHDNATIPGNIQRDAQNEWWCVREICLTTFKDNSKEDYGDSSTSTPQNKFNTTDGKKFQRITGEQKILSPSINKYIPNSKVDCCYEEELYVKQKTAIWSRGLLSNPETKFNDSESRITVKSYTCETTIKHALFCNFHSSVNDRLILDALNALNGEFKSSIKIKDNFEEISSNPVPSICVIDNSSLRVFTENGEDFIIALQFQIKSVWSTKYGILLEKEAVPKFQNSYIHSAFRTNNTHNSDFISKSFTNKTNLGSTIKMNSNIFSPDPFDKAGSTFADCDVPLPTCFSLSHPLDEMAPTLTKTAFGVQYYNDGNMEIVFVSEKPSLCLIYNNKTGLHSLYKIRKATSEECHNLCGNVNKTSIFSQSGHLNVGENISNINSTLQKGYPGSVQKNITTSWLGGISSPFTKSNGSNSSNVHKNSNAMAGMFNKLGLTPHTSIGQASNSSMQALNVNPLQPVQPLYPDICFEHIWTENQNSQVNNASAAVKAFLHCDLIGQNYLCYLICGVTKHLIVARLENAHTSMNNVPCRPLIVGLVTSLQAKDAINIPLLSMIAVIDLSGNIILYSGTSMIGKVHVGGVLAGLINSPYNQIKKFDSPFPRRSSLLPMTSRDKTFDDSSFHQLSPVPYAYGSQGICDKGFDSTGLHRLRDPVGNRLTLEYDRGAYYRITLPDLASSYLVLKCLSALKQILPKDIFMQVISKWYGTRNAPGTQDLCPKLEWSMFVSLILNLLGYDISKLALTKQPEIGNTEVVSKKQKTSNDGSQEDWEYLLNSGHHVSFGSSLASMLNLKQSNNLSDFKPPNNAFEMNAAAVHKLTGLTKFAHTSSEMDTTSQEYSVHNTQHVQFNYGSLLFPYILQISFSLHLVYEELKMNVLLIEDLHSLAQFLYQLCIDLRLESYINHYWKDCPKICKLNYDPSQRQISEIDSKRIIQPIYFSSEPPNIFNHLYMLLKRRNDIKYPYINNVNTTSKDIVEIIGLITNGTPGMIQIVSSKDNSTMYSSSSDDCQISDLYNIQERAILLLCKKGYSLCDIQNLPPSIHLFLLNVISHCKANPPVDWPHEAYSLIMREDLALQSKYNSQQNINLSEDEMNKDNAFSQNKNFDPEHLPTLSKSNNDTERNTGLEHIDTKILRLRFPNDHRIIEMCNLLQSSIPVTIALTQRPEVSDHDFIEEQERYLYALCTRTMALPVGRGMVTLRSAPCVVTEPLQIPKLCATGRAPPRNATIELSHIEVPPNYSAWPLFHNGVAAGLKLVPMGTSKIDSAWVVYNKPKQGTVDMLFEHAGFLMALGLNGHLKDMAFMDVYEYLVKCHEMTSVGLLLGIAATYRGTMDISTTKLMGIHVEALLPPTSIELDIPQNIQVAALLGVGLLYQCTAHTHITQVLLSEIGRPPGPEMENSSEREGYSLAAGLGLGLVCLGAHKTAPHYLTPTLRHYMLGGNKRPLTGAQKEKYKLPSFQIREGPTVNVDVTAPGATLALGMLYLKSGNSEVAKWLAPPSTHYLLDFVRPDLLLLRVIARGLILWDSIEPTEEWVENYVPASVKPYCFVKPTQDHIDYEAMNQVYCNIVAGACFSIGLRFAGSANQDACDTIMYYAKELTRLGSKSIGELAGKSTIETCLNLVLISAAMVMAGTGDLQIMRLCRQQRARAGPVSSSLTYGSQLAVHSALGLLFLGAGRYTLSTTPESIAALICAFFPKFPTHSNDNRYHLQAFRHLYVLATEPRLLIPRDINSGSLCYANVKLIMLNSDEVINMNAPCFLPELHKLKEVHIDDNRYWSIVFKRDRNWDQLRHLLKSLACVDIKQKAGCLSYLEDPQGFQSLLAQMLTTEKTNVWAAKPENIFAFSNDRAVLNLTRHYLIDPFVDKNASLNIQTGVETKKLSKICSNCYFLNVKKMVIENAINSEHKPKKIFLENTDSNFQKECVCDKNNVNEREFIQKMAMITYECVITDSLAILPIWITLLKILRNMESDPHVYHIWQMKLLFAQIENYYKYPHYLQVLSMNKENEKREPLISNEFCLKMKQRVNSYMDQWESQLSKSLLNYMVDCKNNGDITCNVHLQKLVSYITFYEIPKNILSNNISTKHINLLDFFIQMENLNIDPACVHNIMKLLNINSDLNM; the protein is encoded by the exons ATGATAGCTGCCACTGAACCTCTG GAATTTATTCCTCATGGACGCCAATCATTATTGAGACACCCGGGGCCAGTTTTAAAATCGTCGTCTTCTCTCTATGCTCCAGATTCTTTgcttcataaattaaaaaacgtTGCTATTTCTGAAAATCATGATAACGCAACTATTCCAGGAAACATTCAACGCGATGCTCAAAATGAATGGTGGTGCGTTCGTGAGATCTGCCTTACCACATTTAAAGATAATTCTAAAG AAGACTATGGCGATTCCTCTACGAGTACGCCacagaataaatttaatacaacagATGGCAAAAAATTTCAACGGATTACGGGCGAGCAAAAAATTTTATCACCatcaatcaataaatatataccaaatTCTAAAGTTGATTGTTGTTACGAAGAAGAATTATATGTTAAACAAAAAACTGCTATTTGGTCTCGAG GACTGCTTTCAAACCCTGAAACGAAATTTAATGACTCTGAATCACGTATTACAGTAAAATCTTACACTTGTGAAACCACTATAAAACACGCTTTATTTTGCAATTTCCATTCTTCTGTTAATGATCGCCTAATACTAGATGCTTTAAATGCACTAAATGGCGAATTTAAATCTTCTATCAAGATCAAAGATAATTTTGAGGAAATATCATCTAATCCCGTTCCCAGCATTTGTGTTATAGATAATTCAAGTCTTAGAGTTTTCACAGAAAATGGTGAGGATTTCATCATCGCtcttcaatttcaaataaaaagtgtTTGGAGCACCAAATATGGAATATTGTTGGAAAAAGAAGCAGTTCCGAAATTCCAAAACTCATATATCCATAGCGCTTTTCGAACTAATAATACACACAACTCGGATTTCATATCAAAGTCTTTCACTAATAAAACAAACTTGGGATCtactataaaaatgaattccaatattttttcgcCGGATCCTTTTGACAAAGCTGGTTCTACCTTTGCGGATTGTGATGTTCCATTACCGACATGTTTTTCTCTTTCTCATCCATTGGATGAAATGGCACCTACGCTCACTAAAACTGCATTTGGTGTACAGTATTACAACGATGGAAACATGGAAATTGTATTTGTGAGTGAAAAACCAAGtctttgtttaatttataacaaCAAAACTGGTTTACATAGTTTGTATAAAATACGCAAGGCGACAAGCGAAGAATGTCATAATTTATGTGGAAACGTTAACAAAACGAGCATATTTAGCCAATCTGGTCATTTGAATGTGGGtgaaaatatttctaatattaACTCGACACTACAAAAGGGATATCCAGGGAGTGTTCAGAAAAATATAACTACAAGTTGGCTTGGTGGCATAAGTAGTCCTTTCACGAAATCTAATGGTTCCAATTCTtctaatgtacataaaaatagcaACGCAATGGCAGGCATGTTTAACAAACTAGGCTTAACACCTCACACTTCTATCGGACAGGCATCCAATAGTTCCATGCAAGCTTTAAATGTAAATCCTTTGCAACCTGTTCAACCGCTATATCCTGATATATGCTTTGAGCACATATGGACTGAAAATCAAAATTCGCAAGTGAATAACGCATCAGCTGCTGTTAAAGCATTCCTGCATTGTGATCTCATAGGACAAAACTATTTGTGCTATCTTATATGTGGCGTTACTAAGCACCTTATTGTTGCTAGACTTGAAAACGCACACACTTCAATGAATAACGTCCCTTGTAGACCTTTGATTGTTGGACTGGTCACATCGTTACAAGCAAAAGATGCAATAAATATACCATTACTGAGTATGATAGCTGTGATTGATTTGTctggaaatattattttatattctggAACAAGTATGATTGGAAAGGTGCACGTAGGAGGTGTATTAGCTGGTCTTATAAATTCTCCTTACAATCAAATCAAGAAGTTTGATTCGCCTTTTCCACGAAGAAGCAGTCTATTGCCGATGACTTCTCGAGATAAAACTTTTGATGATTCTTCGTTTCATCAACTCTCACCTGTGCCATATGCCTATGGGTCACAAGGTATATGTGATAAGGGATTTGATAGTACAg gtTTACATAGATTACGAGATCCAGTTGGCAATCGTTTGACATTAGAATACGATAGAGGAGCATATTATAGAATAACTCTACCAGATTTAGCTTCCAGTTATCTAGTTCTGAAATGTTTATCAGCACTTAAGCAAATATTACCAAAAGACATTTTTATGcag gtTATTTCTAAATGGTATGGCACTAGAAATGCTCCAGGTACTCAAGATTTATGTCCAAAACTTGAATGGTCCATGTTTgtatcattaattttaaatctacTGGGTTACGATATATCTAAATTAGCTCTGACCAAACAACCCGAGATTGGGAATACTGAAGTAgtatcaaaaaaacaaaaaacatccAATGATGGCAGCCAAGAAGATTGGGAATATTTACTCAATTCTGGACACCATGTTTCATTTGGTAGTTCTTTAGCCAGCATGCTGAATCTTAAACAATCAAataatttatcagatttcaaACCACCGAATAATGCATTCGAGATGAACGCTGCTGCTGTTCATAAGCTTACAGGATTAACGAAATTTGCACATACGTCATCCGAAATGGATACGACAAGTCAAGAATACTCAGTACACAATACACAACATGTACAATTCAACTATGGATCTCTTCTATTCCCATATATTTTACAGATTTCATTCTCTTTACACTTGGtatatgaagaattaaaaatgaatgtgtTGTTAATTGAGGATTTGCATTCTCTagcacaatttttatatcaattgtGCATTGATTTGAGACTAGAGTCGTACATAAATCATTATTGGAAAGATTGTCCGAAAATTTGCAAATTGAATTACGACCCGAGTCAAAGACAAATATCAGAAATCGATTCGAAAAGAATTATTCAACCAATATACTTTAGTTCTGAGCccccaaatatttttaatcatctATATATGCTTCTCAAAAGAAGAAATGATATTAAGTACCCttacataaataatgtaaatactACAAGTAAAGATATCGTCGAG ATTATAGGTCTTATAACAAATGGAACTCCTGGAATGATTCAGATTGTCTCATCTAAAGATAATTCAACTATGTATAGCTcatcaagtgacgattgtcaaatttcagatttatataatattcaagaGAGAGCAATTTTATTACTCTGCAAAAAAG GATATTCTCTTTGTGACATACAAAATTTGCCACCATCCATCCATTTATTTTTGCTGAATGTAATATCTCACTGTAAAGCCAACCCTCCTGTAGATTGGCCTCATGAAGCTTATTCTCTTATAATGCGAGAAGATTTGGCTTTGCAATCAAAATACAACAGTCAGCAAAATATTAATCTCAGTGAAg ATGAAATGAATAAAGATAATgcattttcacaaaataaaaactttgatcCTGAACATTTACCTACACTATCGAAATCAAATAATGACACAGAACGAAACACAGGCTTAGAACACATTGATACTAAAATATTACGACTTCGTTTTCCCAATGATCACAG aataatcGAAATGTGTAATCTTTTGCAATCATCAATACCTGTAACTATTGCACTAACACAGCGTCCAGAAGTTTCCGATCATGACTTTATTGAAGAGCAAGAAAGATATTTATACGCTTTATGTACTAGAACAATGGCTTTACCTGTTGGAAG GGGAATGGTAACATTGAGATCTGCACCTTGTGTCGTCACCGAgccattacaaataccgaaatTATGTGCTACTGGTCGTGCTCCTCCTCGAAATGCTACTATTGAATTATCGCACATTGAAGTGCCACCTAATTACTCAGCTTGGCCATTATTTCACAATGGCGTTGCCGCTGGTTTGAAATTAGTCCCTATGGGCACGTCTAAAATAGACTCTGCCTGGGTTGTCTACAATAAACCTAAa CAAGGAACTGTCGATATGCTGTTTGAACATGCTGGTTTTTTGATGGCTCTGGGATTGAATGGACATCTTAAAGATATGGCTTTTATGGATGTTTATGAATATCTTGTTAAGTGCCATGAAATGACAAGCGTTGGACTTTTACTCGGAATTGCAGCAACATATAGAG GAACTAtggatatttcaacaacaaaattGATGGGCATTCATGTCGAAGCTTTGCTACCTCCAACGTCTATTGAGCTTGATATTCCTCAAAACATCCAAGTTGCTGCTTTATTAGGCGTAGGACTTTTATATCAATGTACTGCTCACACACATATCACCCAAGTATTATTGAGTGAAATTG GTCGCCCTCCTGGTCCTGAAATGGAAAATTCGAGTGAGCGTGAAGGATATTCATTAGCTGCTGGTCTTGGCTTGGGACTAGTGTGCTTAGGTGCCCATAAAACTGCCCCACATTATCTAACTCCAACATTAAGACATTATATGCTTGGAGGAAATAAACGACCCTTAACAG gtGCTCAAAAAGAAAAGTATAAGCTTCCATCATTCCAAATACGCGAGGGTCCTACTGTTAACGTTGATGTAACCGCACCGGGTGCAACTCTAGCTCTTGGAATGCTTTATCTAAAAAGTGGTAATTCAGAAGTTGCAAAATGGTTAGCTCCACCATCGACACACTATTTGCTAGATTTTGTGAGACCTGATTTGCTTTTGTTAAGAGTAATTGCTAGag gcTTGATATTGTGGGACTCCATTGAACCTACTGAAGAATGGGTTGAAAATTATGTTCCAGCATCTGTCAAACCATATTGTTTTGTGAAACCAACTCAAGACCATATTGATTATGAAGCTATgaa CCAAGTTTACTGTAACATCGTGGCAGGAGCTTGTTTTTCAATTGGACTTCGATTTGCTGGGTCTGCAAATCAAGATGCATGCGATACAATTATGTATTATGCCAAAGAATTAACAAGACTTGGTTCAAAAAGTATTGGTGAATTAGCAGGAAAGAGCACAATAGAAACATGTTTAAATCTTGTATTGATAAGTGCTGCAATG GTTATGGCAGGCACGGGAGATTTACAAATAATGCGCCTTTGTAGACAACAACGCGCACGAGCTGGACCTGTCTCTAGTTCTTTAACTTACGGTTCACAGTTAGCCGTTCATTCTGCATTGGGTTTGCTTTTCTTGGGTGCTGGACGGTATACCTTGTCAACGACTCCAGAGAGTATTGCTGCCCTTATTTGCGCATTTTTCCCAAAATTCCCTACACATAGTAATGATAATCG gtaTCATCTGCAAGCATTTAGACACCTTTATGTATTAGCAACTGAACCGAGACTTTTGATTCCACGTGATATTAATTCGGGAAGTTTATGTTACGCAAATGTAAAGCTCATTATGCTGAACAGTGATGAAGTTATAAATATGAATGCTCCTTGTTTTCTACCGGAACTTCATAAATTGAAAGAAGTGCATATAGATGACAATCGATATtggtcgatcgttttcaaaaGGGATAGAAATTGGGACCAACTTAg aCATCTACTCAAGAGTTTGGCTTGTGTTGATATAAAACAGAAAGCAGGTTGTCTATCATACTTGGAAGATCCTCAAGGATTTCAGAGCTTACTAGCGCAAATGCTAACAACAGAAAAAACTAATGTTTGGGCGGCGAAACCTGAAAACATATTTGCGTTTTCAAATGACCGAgctgttttaaatttaacaagGCATTATCTTATTGATCCATTCGTTGATAAAAATGCATCTTTGAATATTCAAACAGGCGTTGAAactaaaaaattatcaaaaatatgcaGCAATTGCTATTTtctaaatgttaaaaaaatggtAATTGAAAATGCCATAAATTCAGAACACAAacccaaaaaaatatttcttgaaaataCTGATTCAAACTTTCAAAAGGAATGTGTATgcgataaaaataatgtaaatgaaAGAGAGTTCATTCAAAAAATGGCAATGATTACATATGAATGCGTTATTACAGACAGTCTGGCTATATTACCTATTTGGATAACGCTGCTAAAA aTATTAAGAAATATGGAAAGTGATCCTCATGTTTATCACATCTGGCAGATGAAACTTCTGTTCGCACAAatagaaaattattacaaatatcccCACTATCTACAAGTTCTTTCAATGAATAAGGAAAATGAAAAGAGAGAGCCTCtcatttcaaatgaattttgtCTGAAAATGAAACAAAGAGTGAATTCATATATGGATCAATGGGAATCCCAACTATCAAAGTCTTTATTGAATTACATGGtcgattgtaaaaataatggtgacatcaCTTGCAATGTTCATTTGCAAAAATTAGTTTCATATATAACGTTTTATGAGATacctaaaaatatattgagtaaTAATATTTCTACCAAACACATTAATCTGTTGGACTTTTTTATTCAGatggaaaatttgaatattgatcCGGCGTGtgttcataatataatgaaaCTGTTGAATATCAATAGCGAtttgaatatgtaa